One window from the genome of Candidatus Binataceae bacterium encodes:
- a CDS encoding ABC transporter permease, producing MSRRFNAMEMVGGAMVFALVVTAIFAPELAPYDPTRAVATTYGDPGAPSAAFVLGTDELGRDVFSRIIWGARISLTVGVAAMAITMTIGVAIGLCSGFFGGVVDFLLMRFTDVMLTLPALLLAMAFVAVLHPSLLNVLLVIGLVSWTQVARVVRAETLSMAERDFVMAARALGGTSARMIARHVLPNVMPIIIVMAVLGTSSTLLLDAGLSFLSLGVPPPTPSWGRMVEEALIYFRTAPWLVAFPGLAIFYAVLAFNLLGYGYLRARGERGGG from the coding sequence ATGAGCCGGCGGTTCAACGCGATGGAGATGGTGGGCGGCGCGATGGTGTTCGCCCTGGTCGTGACCGCCATTTTCGCGCCCGAGCTTGCGCCCTACGACCCGACGCGCGCGGTCGCCACGACCTACGGCGACCCCGGCGCACCGTCGGCCGCCTTCGTTCTTGGCACCGACGAGCTGGGCCGCGACGTGTTCTCGCGGATCATCTGGGGCGCGCGGATCTCGCTCACGGTCGGGGTGGCGGCGATGGCGATCACGATGACGATCGGCGTTGCGATCGGGCTGTGCTCGGGCTTCTTCGGCGGCGTGGTGGATTTTCTGCTGATGCGGTTTACCGACGTGATGCTGACGTTGCCGGCGCTGCTGCTGGCGATGGCCTTCGTCGCCGTGCTCCATCCGAGCCTGCTCAACGTGCTGCTGGTGATCGGTCTCGTGTCATGGACGCAGGTGGCGCGGGTGGTGCGGGCCGAGACGCTGTCGATGGCCGAGCGGGACTTCGTGATGGCGGCGCGCGCGCTCGGCGGCACGTCGGCGCGGATGATCGCGCGCCACGTGCTGCCCAACGTGATGCCGATTATCATCGTGATGGCGGTGCTGGGGACGTCCAGCACGCTGCTGCTCGACGCGGGGCTGAGTTTTCTGAGCCTCGGGGTGCCGCCGCCCACCCCGAGCTGGGGCAGGATGGTCGAAGAGGCGCTGATCTACTTCCGCACCGCGCCGTGGCTGGTCGCCTTTCCAGGTTTGGCAATCTTCTACGCGGTGCTTGCCTTCAACCTGCTCGGCTACGGCTACCTGCGCGCGCGCGGGGAGAGAGGCGGGGGATGA
- a CDS encoding ABC transporter substrate-binding protein, with the protein MRRRRAMRRSLEAAAHAAGALLWFAALAGAAVLGGAGCRGAGPPAKVRFAPGAQVLRLAVQDDVPTLDPAAGYDTASWTFEQMIFDTLVRYSDAGVELVPDVATGWSASPDATTFTFHLRRNARFTNGRAVTAADFKYAIQRVLDPKTRSKGMEYFREIVGAADFQSGRAREVGGIEVPDPWTMVFHLVAPDPIFVQKLAMPFAAAVPREVVARWGEDFSRHVVGSGAFMLKQWIGGQRLILVRNPDYFVKGVPRLDAIVEQIGVNDELQWLKFEAGDIDVANIPPAEFPYVMKTPRLKALTTNVVELATDYLGMNCRMKPFDDVRVRRAFNYAIDKRKIIALLNGRGVIARGVLPPGLPGYDANAAGYPYDPARARRLLEAAGVGKNFSPTLWMRADRTEMMIGQSIQQDLALVGVHVALKPVAWAPLLEAIRQPDTAELFSLGWEADFPDPQNFLDVLLTRKQWGANNDTFYYNPEVDRLLSEAAPLSDRRQRFALYDRAEKMVIADAPWVFLYHPVVYVIRQPWVHDYALNPIRPPRLERVWLSPHRGGR; encoded by the coding sequence ATGAGGCGGCGCCGCGCCATGCGCCGCTCGCTCGAGGCCGCGGCACACGCGGCCGGCGCGCTTTTGTGGTTTGCCGCGCTAGCCGGCGCCGCCGTCCTCGGCGGCGCCGGATGCCGCGGCGCGGGGCCGCCGGCCAAGGTGCGCTTCGCGCCCGGCGCCCAGGTGCTGCGCCTCGCCGTCCAGGACGACGTCCCTACGCTGGACCCCGCCGCCGGTTACGACACCGCCTCGTGGACCTTCGAGCAGATGATCTTCGACACCTTGGTGCGCTATAGCGACGCCGGCGTCGAGCTCGTGCCGGACGTTGCGACCGGCTGGAGCGCTTCGCCCGACGCGACGACGTTTACGTTTCATCTGCGGCGCAACGCCCGTTTCACCAACGGCCGCGCGGTCACCGCCGCCGACTTCAAGTACGCGATCCAGCGCGTGCTCGATCCGAAGACCCGCTCCAAGGGGATGGAATACTTCCGCGAGATCGTCGGCGCCGCCGACTTTCAGAGCGGGCGTGCACGCGAGGTCGGCGGCATCGAGGTCCCGGATCCGTGGACGATGGTGTTCCATCTCGTCGCGCCGGATCCGATCTTCGTGCAGAAGCTCGCGATGCCGTTCGCCGCGGCGGTGCCGCGCGAGGTCGTCGCGCGATGGGGCGAGGACTTCTCGCGCCACGTCGTCGGCAGCGGCGCTTTCATGCTCAAGCAATGGATCGGCGGCCAGCGCCTGATCCTGGTGCGCAACCCGGACTACTTCGTCAAGGGCGTGCCACGCCTGGACGCGATCGTCGAGCAGATCGGGGTCAACGACGAACTGCAATGGCTCAAGTTCGAGGCCGGCGATATCGACGTCGCCAATATTCCACCGGCGGAGTTTCCCTACGTGATGAAGACGCCGCGCCTTAAGGCGCTGACCACCAACGTCGTGGAGTTGGCGACCGACTATCTCGGGATGAACTGCCGGATGAAGCCGTTCGACGACGTGCGCGTGCGCCGCGCGTTCAACTACGCGATCGACAAGCGCAAGATTATCGCCCTGCTCAACGGGCGTGGCGTGATCGCCCGCGGCGTGCTGCCGCCCGGCCTGCCGGGCTACGATGCGAACGCGGCCGGCTATCCGTACGATCCCGCCCGCGCGCGCCGTTTGCTCGAAGCGGCCGGCGTCGGCAAGAATTTTTCGCCCACGCTCTGGATGCGCGCCGACCGCACCGAGATGATGATCGGGCAGTCGATCCAGCAGGATCTTGCGCTGGTGGGCGTCCACGTGGCGCTCAAGCCGGTGGCCTGGGCGCCGCTGCTCGAGGCGATTCGCCAGCCCGACACCGCCGAGCTGTTCAGCCTCGGATGGGAGGCCGACTTTCCCGACCCGCAGAACTTCCTCGACGTGCTCCTCACACGCAAGCAGTGGGGCGCCAACAACGACACCTTCTACTACAACCCCGAGGTGGACCGGCTGCTGAGCGAGGCGGCGCCACTGAGCGATCGGCGCCAACGATTCGCGCTCTACGATCGCGCGGAGAAGATGGTGATCGCTGACGCTCCCTGGGTCTTTCTCTACCATCCGGTGGTCTACGTGATCCGCCAGCCTTGGGTGCACGACTATGCGCTCAACCCGATCCGCCCCCCGCGCCTGGAGCGCGTCTGGCTCTCTCCGCATCGCGGCGGCCGCTAA
- a CDS encoding ABC transporter permease has product MIAYIVRRIIFGAAVLLGTSIITFTIAFVIPADPAVAMAGAKADPQTLAAIRHQLGLDQPLHLQYIRYLDRALHGDLGRSYIRRESVTGLILSRFPATAILAVCAMALSLALGIPMGMVAAAWRARAPDNALLIVSLALLSIPVFWLGTMLLIAGGLYLRSFPLGGFSGARSLILPTLTLGLGAAGYYSRILHTNLVEALEQDYIRTARGKGLSAAQALVRHAMANAMLPLVTLAGLDLAGLLSGVVLTETVFNWPGIGRLAYEAVFNLDIPLIMGTVLFAAFLVVAANLVVDLLYAWLDPRIRLGERQ; this is encoded by the coding sequence ATGATCGCCTACATCGTCCGCCGGATCATTTTCGGCGCGGCAGTCCTCCTCGGCACCTCGATCATCACCTTCACCATCGCCTTTGTGATCCCCGCCGATCCGGCGGTTGCGATGGCGGGCGCCAAGGCTGACCCGCAGACGCTCGCGGCCATCCGCCATCAGCTCGGCCTCGACCAGCCGCTCCACCTCCAGTACATCCGCTACCTCGACCGCGCGCTCCACGGCGACCTCGGCCGCTCGTACATCCGGCGCGAGAGCGTCACCGGGCTTATCCTGAGTCGCTTTCCGGCCACCGCGATTCTGGCCGTTTGCGCGATGGCGCTATCGCTCGCGCTGGGGATCCCGATGGGGATGGTCGCGGCGGCGTGGCGCGCGCGCGCTCCCGACAACGCCTTGTTGATCGTGTCGCTGGCGTTGCTCTCGATACCGGTGTTCTGGCTCGGCACGATGCTGCTGATCGCGGGCGGCCTCTACCTGCGTTCCTTTCCGCTGGGCGGCTTCAGCGGCGCACGCAGCCTGATCCTGCCCACGCTCACGCTCGGGCTGGGCGCCGCCGGCTACTACTCGCGCATCCTGCATACCAATCTGGTCGAGGCGCTGGAGCAGGACTACATCCGCACGGCGCGCGGCAAAGGTCTGTCGGCCGCGCAGGCCCTGGTTCGCCATGCGATGGCCAATGCGATGCTGCCGCTGGTGACGCTGGCCGGGCTCGACCTCGCCGGACTGCTCTCGGGCGTCGTGCTTACAGAGACCGTCTTCAACTGGCCGGGGATCGGACGGCTTGCCTACGAAGCGGTCTTCAACCTCGATATCCCGCTTATCATGGGCACGGTGCTGTTCGCCGCCTTTCTCGTGGTCGCGGCCAATCTGGTGGTCGACCTGCTTTACGCCTGGCTCGACCCCCGGATCCGGCTGGGAGAGCGGCAATGA
- a CDS encoding SIMPL domain-containing protein (The SIMPL domain is named for its presence in mouse protein SIMPL (signalling molecule that associates with mouse pelle-like kinase). Bacterial member BP26, from Brucella, was shown to assemble into a channel-like structure, while YggE from E. coli has been associated with resistance to oxidative stress.) — protein sequence MPSKLLPIAHPYRQRKFATPGRLVAVLAAVLLTAAPAGAIAARALPLPPPPSPAPVPLNHSRTIEVSGNGEAHVAPDVAFLNLAIETHAATAQESAGQNAALAQKVVEALTKKLEGKGKVWTGGYSLYPEYNEPRPNEKPVVTGYRAENSITVRTGEIGMLGGLIDTAIGAGANRINYLNFTLRDESQARAEAIALAAKDAQAQAESLAKALGVKLGPIVKATTVAEVRPMPVMRMGGAMTAQGVPTPVQPNEVSVPATVSVTYQIE from the coding sequence GTGCCGAGCAAACTGCTTCCGATTGCGCACCCATACCGGCAGCGAAAGTTCGCCACGCCCGGCCGCCTCGTCGCAGTGCTTGCGGCGGTGCTTCTGACCGCCGCGCCCGCGGGCGCGATTGCCGCCCGGGCGCTGCCGCTGCCGCCACCACCGTCGCCCGCCCCCGTGCCGCTGAACCACTCGCGCACGATCGAGGTCAGTGGCAACGGCGAGGCGCACGTCGCTCCCGACGTCGCTTTTCTGAATCTCGCAATCGAGACCCACGCCGCGACCGCGCAGGAAAGCGCGGGCCAGAACGCGGCACTCGCGCAGAAGGTGGTCGAGGCGCTAACCAAGAAGCTCGAGGGCAAAGGCAAGGTTTGGACCGGCGGCTACTCGCTCTATCCCGAATACAACGAACCCAGACCCAACGAAAAGCCGGTCGTGACCGGCTACCGGGCGGAGAACTCGATCACCGTGCGCACCGGCGAGATCGGGATGCTGGGCGGCCTGATCGACACCGCGATCGGCGCCGGCGCCAATCGGATCAACTATCTCAACTTCACCCTGCGCGACGAGAGCCAGGCGCGCGCCGAAGCGATCGCGCTCGCCGCCAAGGACGCCCAGGCACAGGCCGAGTCACTGGCCAAGGCGCTCGGCGTCAAGCTCGGCCCGATCGTCAAGGCGACCACGGTGGCCGAGGTGCGGCCGATGCCAGTGATGCGGATGGGCGGTGCGATGACGGCGCAGGGCGTGCCGACCCCGGTGCAGCCCAACGAGGTAAGCGTGCCGGCGACCGTGTCGGTCACCTACCAGATCGAGTAG
- a CDS encoding redoxin domain-containing protein, whose product MLKPGDSVPPFDLPCASGDRVGRLRLSQLESELVVLFFYPRDFSFICPTEVVGFHKAREQFAAEQAAIVGVSVDDAETHRRWARELGGIGYPLLADTGGTLARGYGVFDEAEQVALRATFVLNARRVVAYCVASPINVGRSVSETLRVVRALRSGRLCPADWEPGADFGPADRKY is encoded by the coding sequence ATGCTCAAGCCCGGGGACAGCGTGCCGCCCTTCGATCTGCCATGCGCGTCTGGCGACCGCGTCGGACGCCTGCGGCTGTCTCAGCTCGAATCCGAACTGGTCGTGCTCTTCTTCTATCCGCGAGATTTTTCCTTCATCTGTCCGACCGAGGTCGTCGGCTTCCATAAGGCGCGTGAGCAGTTCGCCGCCGAACAAGCGGCGATCGTCGGGGTGAGCGTTGACGACGCCGAGACGCATCGCCGATGGGCCCGCGAGCTCGGCGGGATCGGCTATCCGCTGCTTGCCGATACCGGCGGCACGCTCGCGCGCGGCTACGGCGTGTTCGACGAGGCCGAGCAGGTCGCCCTGCGCGCGACCTTCGTCCTCAACGCGCGCCGCGTCGTCGCCTATTGTGTGGCCAGTCCGATCAACGTCGGCCGCAGCGTTAGCGAAACCCTGCGCGTCGTGCGCGCTTTGCGATCGGGGCGGTTGTGTCCGGCGGATTGGGAACCGGGTGCCGACTTCGGTCCCGCAGACCGCAAATATTAA
- a CDS encoding DNA-3-methyladenine glycosylase, giving the protein MKTALPVWARAAVAHLRRADPVLARVIDSVGPFELRLRRERFPALCRAIIFQQLAGAAARTIYDRFVALFGERGFPSPRQVLAASEAALRAAGLSRQKIRYLRDLAEHVAAGKINFHRFPRMSDEEVIAELVRVHGVGRWTAEMFLMFNLGRPDVLPVDDLGVRNAVRRLYRMRKLPDARRLRALGERWRPYRSVASWYLWRSADIILPDNGAPARQISGRPARKRLTKGKQSSASPVN; this is encoded by the coding sequence ATGAAGACGGCCCTACCCGTCTGGGCGCGCGCGGCGGTGGCCCATCTGCGTCGCGCCGACCCGGTGCTCGCGCGGGTGATCGATTCGGTCGGCCCGTTTGAGCTCCGCCTGCGGCGCGAGCGTTTCCCGGCGCTCTGCCGCGCGATTATCTTTCAGCAGCTCGCCGGCGCTGCCGCGCGCACGATTTATGACCGCTTCGTCGCGCTCTTCGGCGAGCGCGGCTTTCCCTCGCCGCGCCAGGTGCTCGCCGCCTCTGAGGCGGCGCTGCGCGCGGCCGGGCTTTCGCGCCAGAAGATCCGCTATCTGCGCGACCTCGCGGAGCACGTCGCCGCCGGCAAAATTAACTTCCATCGCTTCCCGCGGATGAGCGACGAAGAGGTGATCGCGGAACTGGTCCGCGTGCACGGGGTAGGGCGATGGACCGCCGAGATGTTCCTGATGTTTAATCTCGGGCGGCCCGACGTCCTGCCGGTGGACGACCTCGGCGTGCGCAACGCGGTGCGCCGGCTGTACCGGATGCGCAAGCTGCCCGACGCACGGCGGCTGCGCGCGTTGGGCGAGCGCTGGCGGCCGTACCGCTCGGTCGCGTCGTGGTATCTGTGGCGCAGCGCCGACATTATTTTGCCCGACAACGGCGCGCCGGCGCGTCAAATCTCCGGTCGTCCCGCCCGCAAAAGACTGACAAAGGGCAAGCAATCCTCAGCGAGTCCGGTCAACTAG
- the pyrF gene encoding orotidine-5'-phosphate decarboxylase gives MDYFSERLLEAQRRKRSIAMLGVDPQLDTASAPGVPPGQTLARFCCAIVEACAASVVAIKPQLAFFEARGLEGMRALVEVVRTARRLGLLTVADAKRGDIGSTSAAYAEAFLGDGDFGCDAVTVNPYLGSDALAPFVARVRAGRGVFVLVKTSNPSSGEFQDRTAEGAPLWEWVARRVEGWGSDFVGPSGLSPVGAVVGATYPEHAVRARELMPHATMLVPGYGVQGANATDAVRAARQDGSGVVVNASRSLMYAWRKRPGTTPAEAAAAAAEAMRTELNAALQARR, from the coding sequence ATGGACTATTTCTCGGAACGGCTGCTCGAAGCGCAGCGCCGCAAGCGCAGTATCGCGATGCTCGGGGTTGACCCGCAGCTCGATACCGCCAGCGCGCCGGGGGTGCCCCCGGGCCAGACACTCGCACGGTTCTGCTGCGCAATCGTCGAGGCGTGCGCCGCTTCAGTCGTCGCGATAAAGCCGCAGCTTGCGTTTTTCGAGGCGCGCGGGTTGGAGGGGATGCGCGCGCTTGTTGAAGTGGTGCGAACCGCGCGCCGGCTCGGGCTGCTGACGGTGGCCGACGCCAAGCGCGGCGATATCGGCTCGACCTCGGCCGCCTATGCCGAGGCGTTCCTGGGCGACGGCGATTTCGGATGCGACGCAGTGACCGTCAATCCCTACCTCGGGAGCGACGCGCTGGCGCCGTTCGTCGCCCGGGTGCGCGCCGGGCGCGGCGTCTTTGTGCTGGTGAAGACTTCCAATCCGTCCTCGGGCGAATTCCAGGACCGAACGGCTGAGGGCGCGCCGCTATGGGAGTGGGTGGCGCGGCGGGTCGAGGGATGGGGCAGCGATTTCGTTGGGCCGAGCGGATTGAGCCCGGTGGGCGCGGTGGTTGGCGCGACATATCCCGAGCATGCGGTCCGCGCACGCGAACTGATGCCCCATGCGACGATGCTTGTGCCCGGCTACGGTGTGCAGGGGGCGAACGCCACCGACGCGGTGCGCGCGGCACGTCAGGACGGTAGCGGTGTGGTCGTCAACGCGAGTCGCAGCCTGATGTACGCCTGGCGCAAGCGTCCGGGAACGACGCCTGCGGAGGCGGCAGCCGCGGCGGCCGAGGCGATGCGAACGGAACTGAACGCGGCGCTGCAGGCGCGGCGTTGA
- a CDS encoding SIMPL domain-containing protein (The SIMPL domain is named for its presence in mouse protein SIMPL (signalling molecule that associates with mouse pelle-like kinase). Bacterial member BP26, from Brucella, was shown to assemble into a channel-like structure, while YggE from E. coli has been associated with resistance to oxidative stress.) codes for MAIPLVELSGGRTAAASPERAGAHPQRESRDERNSQAPAALAAPSLLRLPALPSAVGSEPRTAASAAETLPLRTLEVVGSGEARVQPDHALLSLGVHTRALSARQGASENHALVRRVINALDAELDGRGRVWVGACTLQPEIEHARGREKPVVIGYHASNSVNVETGAIDQLGPLIDAALAAGASAINSLDFTSVEDAQARGAAIQRACCEAQAQADALARSLAIRLERIIKATTKAGVRRIHAPADESTASFAATGGAPVVYAQPGEITIAATVSIIYQIE; via the coding sequence ATGGCTATTCCGCTGGTTGAACTGTCCGGCGGCCGAACCGCCGCCGCTTCTCCCGAGCGCGCCGGCGCCCATCCGCAGCGCGAGTCTCGCGACGAACGCAATTCCCAGGCGCCAGCCGCGCTTGCGGCCCCAAGCCTGCTCCGGCTGCCGGCACTGCCCTCTGCGGTCGGGTCGGAGCCTCGAACGGCGGCGTCCGCCGCTGAAACCTTGCCGCTACGCACGCTGGAGGTCGTCGGCAGCGGCGAGGCGCGGGTCCAGCCCGACCACGCGCTGCTCAGCCTTGGGGTCCATACGCGCGCGCTGAGCGCGCGCCAGGGCGCGAGCGAGAACCACGCCCTGGTCCGGCGCGTGATCAACGCCCTCGATGCCGAGCTCGATGGGCGTGGCCGGGTATGGGTCGGCGCCTGCACCCTGCAACCCGAGATCGAGCACGCTCGCGGACGCGAGAAGCCGGTGGTGATCGGCTACCACGCGTCCAACTCGGTCAACGTCGAGACCGGCGCGATCGATCAGCTCGGCCCCCTGATCGACGCCGCGCTCGCCGCCGGCGCCAGCGCCATCAATTCCCTGGACTTCACCTCGGTCGAGGACGCGCAGGCGCGCGGCGCCGCAATCCAGCGCGCTTGCTGCGAGGCACAGGCACAGGCCGACGCGCTCGCGCGTTCGCTCGCGATCCGGCTGGAACGGATCATCAAGGCGACAACCAAGGCCGGCGTGCGCCGCATTCACGCGCCGGCGGACGAAAGCACGGCGAGTTTTGCGGCGACCGGCGGCGCTCCGGTCGTGTACGCCCAGCCCGGCGAGATAACGATCGCCGCGACCGTTTCGATCATCTATCAAATCGAGTAG
- a CDS encoding TIGR03620 family F420-dependent LLM class oxidoreductase: MELGKLGVFSYLDTLDAAQAAEFARALERMGYGALWFPETFGRDPFVCAAHVLGATEQLVAGAAVAIIWKRAAAAMAGAAHTIAEMFPDRFVLGMGVSGGPFMKRHGLDYGRPLSAMREYLAAMRAAPYYGPRPGEEPPLMLAALRPKMLELAARETTGTITALMPPEAIARVRAALGPDTRICAQQVVMLESDAALARAAARKFLHFYLGSPTYHTHLRALGFTDNDLGGDGSDRLVDALVVWGDTAKLRRCLDDHLAAGANHVIVNAIGSTGGHRPDLRALEALAPR, from the coding sequence ATGGAACTTGGAAAGCTCGGCGTCTTTTCTTATCTCGACACGCTCGACGCGGCGCAAGCGGCCGAGTTCGCCCGCGCGCTCGAGCGCATGGGCTACGGCGCGCTGTGGTTCCCCGAGACCTTCGGGCGCGACCCCTTCGTATGCGCGGCGCATGTGCTCGGCGCCACGGAGCAGCTCGTCGCGGGCGCCGCGGTGGCGATCATCTGGAAACGCGCGGCCGCGGCGATGGCGGGCGCGGCGCACACGATCGCTGAAATGTTCCCGGACCGCTTCGTGCTCGGGATGGGCGTCAGCGGAGGGCCGTTCATGAAACGCCACGGGCTCGACTATGGCCGTCCGCTGAGCGCGATGCGCGAGTACCTAGCCGCGATGCGCGCGGCGCCCTACTACGGGCCGCGGCCCGGCGAAGAGCCGCCACTGATGCTTGCGGCACTGAGGCCGAAGATGTTGGAACTGGCGGCGCGCGAAACCACCGGCACAATCACCGCGCTGATGCCGCCCGAGGCGATCGCGCGGGTGCGCGCCGCGCTCGGCCCCGACACGCGGATCTGCGCGCAGCAAGTGGTGATGCTCGAATCCGACGCGGCGCTGGCGCGCGCCGCCGCGCGCAAGTTCCTCCACTTCTATCTCGGCTCACCGACCTACCATACCCATCTCCGCGCGCTTGGTTTTACTGACAACGACCTTGGTGGCGACGGCAGCGATCGGCTGGTCGATGCGCTGGTGGTGTGGGGCGACACAGCGAAGCTGCGCCGATGCCTCGACGACCATCTGGCGGCTGGCGCCAACCACGTCATCGTCAATGCGATCGGCTCCACCGGCGGCCATCGACCCGACCTTCGCGCGCTCGAAGCGCTGGCGCCGCGCTGA
- a CDS encoding VIT1/CCC1 transporter family protein, whose amino-acid sequence MAVFDPAEKQRLLERLSGIREIVFGMQDGILTTAGVLAGLSGAVSGHRQVILAALASTAAGALSMGAGAYLGTRAQTEVLGSELERTRREAAAQPYVLQEGLLNQLAREGLSREASYRVVKLLSSAPQALLSTAEVKIYGLSRQALGSPVVDGLTMTVAFLVGALVPLLPYILIPPAKPDDYLGLVVAMVTTALALFGVGYLQGWLSERRRRWMSGMRFLLIAMGAAVAGYLIGLAIAPLGGGATVMP is encoded by the coding sequence GTGGCGGTCTTCGACCCAGCCGAAAAGCAACGCCTGCTTGAGCGCCTCTCCGGCATCCGCGAGATCGTCTTCGGCATGCAGGACGGGATTTTGACCACTGCGGGCGTACTCGCCGGACTCAGCGGCGCGGTCTCGGGCCATCGCCAGGTCATCCTGGCCGCGCTCGCCTCGACCGCGGCCGGCGCGCTTTCGATGGGCGCCGGAGCCTATCTCGGCACGCGGGCGCAGACCGAAGTCCTCGGCTCGGAGCTCGAGCGCACGCGCAGGGAAGCTGCCGCCCAGCCGTACGTTCTCCAGGAGGGCCTGCTCAACCAGCTTGCGCGCGAGGGGCTCAGCCGCGAGGCCTCCTACCGGGTGGTCAAGCTGCTGAGCTCGGCGCCGCAGGCGCTGCTCTCGACCGCCGAGGTCAAGATCTACGGACTCAGCCGTCAGGCGCTCGGCTCCCCGGTGGTTGACGGGCTGACGATGACGGTGGCGTTCCTCGTCGGGGCGCTCGTTCCGCTGCTGCCCTACATTCTTATTCCGCCCGCCAAACCCGACGATTATCTGGGGCTGGTCGTGGCGATGGTGACGACGGCGCTGGCCCTGTTCGGCGTCGGCTACTTGCAGGGATGGCTGTCGGAGCGCAGGCGGCGTTGGATGTCGGGAATGCGGTTTCTGCTGATCGCGATGGGCGCGGCGGTCGCCGGTTACCTGATCGGGCTTGCGATCGCGCCGCTCGGCGGCGGCGCGACGGTGATGCCGTGA
- a CDS encoding ferritin-like domain-containing protein produces the protein MDSSRMSAVDKQVLIFSVYRDAELRGARLLFNLLGHLKDGDAQLKMAKHLADETRHAWLWTRRIADLGGTPLVLSDGYQRRLGLRTGVPKTVVELLALTVVVEERAQSRYMAHAALPNVDEATREVLKAVTEDESWHLSWIEKKMREMAREDGGEAKADEALERYRAIEREVYATLAADEAELMRT, from the coding sequence ATGGATTCAAGCCGGATGTCGGCTGTCGACAAGCAGGTTCTTATCTTCAGTGTGTACCGCGACGCCGAGTTACGCGGCGCACGCCTGCTGTTTAACCTGCTCGGCCATCTCAAGGACGGCGACGCGCAGCTCAAGATGGCCAAGCATCTAGCCGACGAGACACGCCATGCATGGCTCTGGACGCGGCGGATCGCCGACCTCGGCGGCACCCCGCTGGTGCTCTCCGACGGCTACCAGCGCCGACTCGGCCTGCGCACCGGCGTGCCCAAGACGGTAGTCGAGCTGCTCGCGCTGACCGTGGTCGTCGAGGAGCGCGCACAAAGCCGCTACATGGCCCATGCCGCGCTGCCCAACGTCGATGAGGCCACCCGCGAGGTGCTTAAGGCCGTCACCGAGGACGAATCCTGGCACCTTTCGTGGATCGAGAAGAAGATGCGCGAGATGGCGCGCGAGGACGGCGGCGAGGCTAAGGCGGACGAGGCGCTCGAACGCTACCGCGCTATCGAGCGCGAGGTTTACGCGACGCTGGCCGCCGACGAAGCGGAACTGATGCGCACCTGA